In the Paludisphaera rhizosphaerae genome, one interval contains:
- a CDS encoding exonuclease domain-containing protein codes for MPNSCHFIALDLETTGLDPRSDRVIEIGALICDGEGRTLETFERLINPGRPIGPLASQINGLCDSDLIGAPPASVVLAELNELLRRAENAPLIAHNAAFDAGFLGMEFTRSGMSIPNRPVLDTLPLARSVLPDLESHRLDRLVAYFGTGEKARHRALADAKAVIDLWFRLGGPTTPQAARVSYPLHDGSQPAPPPLGWERLDEAVARGIAVRIAYTGGSRGEAPRVVTPRAFAHRGGIAYLVARCHIDAIDKSFRLDRIRSYEVLEEQRRGGEPWRDCSSA; via the coding sequence ATGCCAAATTCCTGTCACTTCATCGCCCTGGACCTTGAGACGACCGGGCTCGACCCGCGCTCGGATCGAGTGATCGAGATCGGGGCGTTGATCTGCGACGGGGAAGGGAGGACCCTCGAGACCTTCGAGCGGCTGATCAACCCCGGCCGTCCGATCGGTCCCCTGGCGTCCCAGATCAACGGGCTCTGCGACTCGGATCTCATCGGCGCTCCCCCGGCGAGCGTCGTTCTCGCCGAGCTAAACGAGCTGTTGCGTCGTGCGGAAAACGCCCCGCTGATCGCCCACAACGCAGCCTTCGACGCCGGCTTCCTGGGCATGGAGTTCACACGATCAGGAATGTCGATCCCGAATCGCCCGGTCCTGGACACGCTGCCGCTGGCGCGCTCGGTGCTCCCCGATCTGGAGAGCCACAGGCTCGATCGGCTTGTCGCCTACTTCGGGACCGGAGAGAAGGCTCGACATCGTGCGTTGGCGGATGCGAAAGCCGTAATAGATTTGTGGTTCCGCCTCGGCGGCCCGACGACGCCCCAGGCCGCGAGGGTCTCCTATCCGCTCCATGACGGGTCGCAGCCGGCGCCTCCTCCCCTCGGTTGGGAGCGGCTCGACGAGGCTGTCGCTCGAGGGATTGCCGTCCGCATCGCCTACACGGGAGGCTCGCGGGGGGAGGCGCCTCGCGTGGTGACCCCCCGGGCGTTCGCCCATCGCGGCGGCATCGCTTACCTGGTGGCCAGGTGCCATATCGACGCGATCGATAAGTCCTTTCGGCTCGATCGAATCCGTTCCTACGAGGTCCTCGAAGAGCAGCGAAGGGGTGGCGAACCGTGGCGCGATTGCTCGTCAGCGTGA
- the amaB gene encoding L-piperidine-6-carboxylate dehydrogenase codes for MFEDLLDRLGLSSVESGACHVRWVDDPKGEVIASDNPATGQTLGRVKYATRDVYEEVVDQAVGAFKKWRMTPAPRRGEVVRKIGNELRKYKADLGLLITLETGKIRSEGEGEVQEMIDMADFSVGLSRQLYGLTIASERPRHRMMEQWHPLGAIGVITAFNFPAAVWAWNAMVAAVCGDTVIWKPSPLAPLTAVAVQKIVARVAEEEGFPGVFNLSLGSIEDVGEPMLNDGRLPLISATGSCRLGYHVAEVVGRRLGRTILELGGNNAVIVAPSADLDLAIRGIAFAAVGTAGQRCTTARRLIVHESVYEQVVDRLARAYPTLPIGNPWDDGVLVGPLIHEQAVEAMQSALRRAEEQGGKVVVGGKRLDRPGCFVEPALVRAKRGMAVVGEETFAPILYAMPYREIEEAIAIQNEVEQGLTSAIFTRDLLEAERFLSPEGSDCGIANVNIGTSGAEIGGAFGGEKATGGGREAGSDSWKAYMRRQTCTINYGAELPLAQGVRFDVG; via the coding sequence ATGTTTGAGGACCTCCTGGATCGGCTGGGACTGAGTTCGGTGGAGTCGGGCGCGTGCCACGTCCGCTGGGTCGACGACCCGAAGGGCGAGGTCATCGCTTCCGACAACCCCGCAACCGGCCAGACGCTGGGACGTGTGAAGTACGCCACCCGAGACGTCTATGAGGAGGTCGTCGACCAGGCCGTCGGAGCCTTCAAGAAGTGGCGGATGACCCCCGCCCCTCGCCGCGGCGAGGTCGTCCGCAAGATCGGCAACGAGCTTCGCAAGTACAAGGCCGACCTGGGCCTGCTGATCACCCTGGAGACGGGCAAGATCCGCTCCGAGGGTGAGGGCGAGGTTCAGGAGATGATCGACATGGCCGACTTCTCCGTCGGCCTCTCGCGACAACTCTACGGCCTGACGATCGCCAGCGAACGGCCCCGTCACCGGATGATGGAACAGTGGCATCCCCTCGGCGCGATCGGCGTTATTACCGCGTTCAACTTCCCGGCCGCCGTATGGGCCTGGAACGCCATGGTCGCGGCCGTCTGCGGCGACACCGTGATCTGGAAACCCTCGCCGCTCGCCCCTTTGACGGCCGTGGCGGTCCAGAAGATCGTCGCGAGGGTCGCCGAGGAAGAAGGCTTCCCCGGCGTCTTCAACCTCAGTCTGGGGTCGATTGAGGACGTCGGCGAGCCCATGCTCAACGACGGCCGGCTGCCGTTGATCTCGGCGACGGGAAGCTGCCGCCTGGGCTATCATGTGGCGGAGGTCGTCGGCCGGAGGCTCGGGAGGACGATCCTGGAACTGGGCGGCAACAACGCGGTGATCGTGGCCCCGAGCGCTGATCTCGACCTGGCCATTCGCGGGATCGCCTTCGCCGCGGTCGGCACTGCTGGCCAGCGCTGCACGACTGCGCGACGCTTGATCGTCCATGAATCGGTTTATGAGCAGGTTGTTGACCGGCTGGCCCGCGCCTATCCGACGCTGCCGATCGGCAATCCCTGGGATGACGGCGTCCTTGTCGGTCCGCTGATCCACGAGCAGGCCGTCGAGGCCATGCAGTCGGCCCTGCGGCGTGCCGAGGAGCAGGGGGGCAAGGTGGTCGTCGGGGGCAAGCGGTTGGACCGTCCCGGCTGCTTCGTCGAGCCCGCCCTCGTCAGAGCGAAGCGCGGCATGGCGGTCGTCGGCGAGGAGACCTTCGCCCCGATCCTCTACGCCATGCCTTATCGCGAGATCGAGGAGGCGATCGCGATCCAGAACGAGGTCGAGCAGGGGCTGACCTCGGCCATCTTCACCCGCGACCTGCTGGAGGCCGAGCGATTCCTGTCGCCCGAAGGATCGGACTGCGGCATCGCCAACGTCAACATCGGGACGTCGGGGGCGGAGATCGGTGGGGCGTTCGGCGGCGAGAAAGCCACCGGGGGCGGTCGTGAGGCCGGCTCCGACTCGTGGAAGGCCTACATGCGTCGGCAGACCTGCACGATCAACTACGGCGCCGAGCTGCCGCTCGCACAGGGCGTCCGGTTCGACGTCGGCTAA
- a CDS encoding CAP domain-containing protein, protein MSFVRFRSTGVFAALAVVLSVTLGCVSIQIWPKPLTTPDDLDAPWPRPDRPGPMELDQVRESLLTFHNRARAEKKSPKLEVSRILQEAAQAHAEEMAARAKMTHTGADGSDVAERIQRLGYRYRRCGENIAYGHYTPETVMRGWLTSPPHRKNIQGGFSQVGFGYAAGKDGTPYWCVTFGLPARR, encoded by the coding sequence ATGTCATTCGTCAGATTCCGATCGACCGGAGTGTTTGCGGCCCTGGCAGTCGTTCTGTCGGTGACCTTGGGCTGCGTCTCGATCCAGATCTGGCCGAAGCCGCTGACGACGCCCGACGATCTGGATGCACCCTGGCCGAGGCCCGATCGACCTGGCCCCATGGAACTGGATCAGGTGCGGGAGTCCCTTCTGACTTTCCACAACCGCGCCCGGGCTGAGAAGAAGTCGCCGAAATTGGAGGTCAGTCGAATCCTGCAGGAAGCGGCTCAGGCGCATGCGGAGGAGATGGCCGCGCGAGCCAAGATGACGCACACCGGCGCGGACGGGTCGGACGTCGCGGAGCGCATTCAAAGGCTGGGCTATCGTTACAGGCGATGCGGCGAGAACATCGCCTACGGCCATTACACTCCCGAGACCGTGATGCGAGGCTGGCTGACGAGCCCCCCGCACCGCAAGAACATCCAGGGCGGATTCAGCCAGGTAGGGTTCGGTTACGCAGCCGGCAAAGACGGTACGCCGTACTGGTGCGTTACATTCGGACTCCCTGCAAGGCGATGA
- a CDS encoding SGNH/GDSL hydrolase family protein yields the protein MLHRFPFQAKRPPLHQRRFRFAERGDRLARRFKRWILGLTMATLCLLVLGTASGRYAASWTFGKLHRGFAWLTGDSNDRSWIDADWRRRRLFDMDQARTKLTTAYDAYDPRMRLLVDAAGLDPEHALLRWGNFDKALLLPSTVYEPDDSGRSYRFRPQTRSIWVRNMKSQGGVLAYFQLPDSPANRKLAEEASAVVVVESVQNTNSWGLRGGEPDVSAELRGIVLGDSYMQGLFVGDDQTPSECLKRVLADRNKSRVEILNTGHLGYSPEQEYFTLLEYAERFPPQFVILSLFANDFGDLFEVLEGRADWEENRHWIGRIVELCQKWNIPCLVVPAPWVNHVEGARQTAHYPGRVPDIIPSGAIYFDPMEDFIEAEARETLRRLSQGEPTSPSSLFNGKLGDGHFSVLGCQIWAGAVGRRLGLLLDLQRAGSRPRQ from the coding sequence GTGTTGCACCGATTCCCTTTCCAGGCCAAACGCCCTCCTCTGCACCAGCGACGCTTTCGGTTCGCCGAGCGCGGGGATCGACTCGCCCGACGGTTCAAGCGGTGGATTCTGGGCCTCACGATGGCGACGCTCTGCCTGCTCGTCTTGGGAACGGCAAGCGGTCGCTATGCGGCCTCCTGGACGTTCGGGAAGCTGCATCGCGGTTTCGCCTGGCTCACGGGCGACTCGAACGACCGTTCGTGGATCGACGCTGATTGGCGCCGCCGTCGGCTCTTCGACATGGACCAGGCCCGTACCAAACTGACGACCGCCTACGACGCCTACGATCCCAGGATGCGGCTCCTCGTCGACGCCGCCGGGCTGGACCCGGAACACGCCCTCCTGCGGTGGGGGAACTTCGACAAGGCGTTGCTCCTCCCCTCCACCGTCTACGAGCCCGACGATTCAGGCCGCTCTTACCGCTTTCGTCCCCAGACCAGGTCGATCTGGGTACGCAACATGAAAAGTCAGGGGGGCGTGCTGGCTTACTTCCAGCTCCCCGACTCCCCGGCAAACCGAAAGCTCGCCGAGGAGGCCAGCGCGGTCGTGGTCGTCGAGTCGGTCCAGAACACCAACTCGTGGGGACTCCGCGGCGGCGAGCCCGACGTTTCAGCCGAGCTTCGAGGCATCGTCCTTGGCGATTCCTACATGCAGGGCCTCTTCGTGGGCGACGACCAGACGCCCAGCGAGTGCCTGAAACGCGTCCTGGCCGACCGCAACAAGTCGCGGGTCGAGATCCTGAACACGGGACACCTGGGCTACTCCCCCGAGCAGGAGTATTTCACTCTGCTGGAATACGCGGAGCGTTTCCCTCCCCAGTTCGTGATCCTGAGCCTCTTCGCCAATGATTTCGGCGACCTCTTCGAGGTCCTCGAAGGCCGGGCGGACTGGGAAGAGAACCGTCACTGGATTGGGAGGATCGTCGAACTCTGCCAGAAATGGAACATCCCCTGCCTGGTAGTCCCCGCACCCTGGGTGAACCACGTCGAAGGAGCCCGGCAGACAGCGCATTACCCCGGGCGGGTCCCCGATATCATCCCCTCGGGAGCGATCTACTTCGATCCGATGGAGGACTTCATCGAGGCCGAAGCCCGAGAAACCCTCCGGCGACTCTCCCAGGGTGAACCGACCAGTCCGAGCAGTCTGTTCAACGGCAAACTCGGCGACGGCCATTTCTCCGTGCTCGGCTGCCAGATCTGGGCCGGGGCCGTCGGCCGCCGCCTGGGGTTGCTGCTGGATCTGCAACGCGCCGGATCTCGTCCCAGACAGTAG
- a CDS encoding (5-formylfuran-3-yl)methyl phosphate synthase codes for MARLLVSVRSAEEAKRALAGGASIIDVKEPSNGSLGRAAFETWREVYHVVPAGLRMSVALGELSEWLGDSQPEVPPKALDGVRYCKVGFAGVGPNWVEEWAGLADRLNAPRVQWIAVVYTDWKAAGAPSPTSIFNTNFRFNGVLFDTWDKSKPAVWTSELIDLAAEFREDQNALAVAGGLTRENLDVIAAIRPDIVAVRGAVCEGGDRLRDLDQSRVEQLAEVVRKLPEPRR; via the coding sequence GTGGCGCGATTGCTCGTCAGCGTGAGGTCGGCCGAGGAGGCGAAGCGGGCTCTTGCTGGCGGGGCCTCGATCATCGACGTCAAAGAGCCGTCGAATGGATCACTCGGACGTGCAGCCTTCGAGACCTGGCGCGAGGTCTACCACGTTGTTCCCGCCGGCCTGCGGATGAGCGTCGCTCTGGGCGAACTTTCTGAGTGGCTCGGTGACTCTCAACCCGAGGTTCCGCCGAAAGCGCTCGACGGTGTCCGCTACTGCAAGGTGGGCTTCGCCGGCGTGGGCCCGAACTGGGTTGAGGAGTGGGCGGGTCTGGCGGATCGTCTGAACGCCCCTCGCGTTCAATGGATCGCGGTCGTCTATACCGACTGGAAGGCCGCCGGTGCTCCGTCGCCGACCTCGATCTTCAACACCAACTTTCGCTTCAACGGGGTCCTCTTCGACACCTGGGACAAGTCGAAGCCCGCTGTATGGACCTCCGAACTGATCGACCTCGCCGCGGAGTTCCGGGAAGATCAAAACGCCCTGGCCGTCGCCGGCGGGCTCACACGCGAGAACCTTGATGTGATCGCCGCGATCCGCCCCGACATCGTGGCGGTTCGCGGCGCGGTCTGCGAGGGGGGCGACCGCTTGCGAGACCTCGACCAGAGCCGCGTTGAGCAGTTGGCCGAGGTCGTCCGCAAGCTGCCGGAGCCTCGCCGTTAG
- a CDS encoding lipopolysaccharide kinase InaA family protein has translation MTAILPTIPARSSDHRMFKPPEWTFVRAGDVGWWLQGRWRDSLLDADGLRLEQWRSEGRLEIVKEGPHRVVYRVQLPDTAVYIKHYLVPDRRAKYRQWFRRGKGRNEGKRSSQLASIGVPTISPIALGERRRRGFLFDNFLITREIQDAPPLDDFVEQELPNLPEPRRSRLRHRLAKAMGILTAKLHNAGLLHIDFHPGNILVRLGPGDEPQLTMIDLDALRTSKKLSWPQAQRNLALLDHYFWTRSTRVDRNRFLKAYLQAREGAPDSVRDFAVGVETATRRWAERLWRRWGKRCRSTNKYFYVSKSNNALCIASRDLDPSEVAPLLVDPDAAFNAPGVKVIKDSRTTRLIEATMIVNGKPTPVVFKRFNRKKWIDPVLAIFRPSRAWRSWQAGQHLSARGIPTPQNLAFVARRRKPWFSPFQGVLPHETYLITVEQLNASTLSEHVYEVLPELEGDALHAEIERLTQALASLVRLLHDRSLSHRDLKASNILIRRDAEPGESILSLIDLVGVRLKAPLPMHRRVQNLARLSVSLADAPGRTRTASLRFLRAYLPHRLQQTDEWKALWRAVEAASYTKKARNRRRGRPLS, from the coding sequence ATGACCGCAATCCTTCCCACCATCCCGGCGAGGTCGTCGGATCACCGGATGTTCAAGCCCCCCGAATGGACCTTCGTGCGGGCCGGCGACGTCGGCTGGTGGCTCCAGGGCCGCTGGCGCGACTCGTTGCTCGACGCCGACGGGCTGAGGCTGGAGCAGTGGCGCAGCGAGGGCCGGCTTGAGATCGTGAAAGAAGGACCGCATCGCGTCGTCTATCGCGTGCAGCTTCCGGATACCGCGGTCTACATCAAGCACTACCTCGTTCCCGATCGACGCGCCAAGTATCGCCAGTGGTTTCGGCGGGGGAAGGGCCGCAACGAAGGCAAGCGATCCTCGCAACTCGCCTCGATCGGCGTGCCGACGATCTCGCCGATCGCGCTCGGTGAACGCCGCCGTCGTGGCTTCCTGTTCGATAACTTCCTGATTACGCGCGAGATCCAGGACGCGCCGCCACTGGACGACTTCGTGGAGCAGGAGTTGCCCAACCTGCCGGAGCCGCGACGTTCCCGCCTCCGTCATCGGCTCGCGAAGGCCATGGGGATCCTCACCGCGAAGCTCCACAACGCGGGCCTGCTGCACATCGACTTCCACCCCGGCAATATTCTGGTGCGGCTTGGACCCGGCGACGAACCCCAACTCACGATGATCGATCTGGACGCGCTCCGGACGTCCAAGAAGCTGAGCTGGCCTCAGGCCCAACGCAACCTCGCGCTCCTCGACCACTACTTCTGGACGCGAAGCACCCGCGTCGACCGGAACCGATTTCTCAAGGCGTATCTCCAGGCTCGCGAGGGCGCTCCGGACTCCGTTCGCGACTTCGCCGTCGGCGTCGAGACCGCAACCCGGCGCTGGGCGGAGCGGCTCTGGCGACGTTGGGGAAAGCGTTGCCGGTCCACGAACAAATACTTCTACGTCTCCAAGTCGAACAACGCCCTTTGCATCGCCTCGCGCGACCTCGACCCATCGGAGGTCGCCCCACTGCTGGTCGATCCCGACGCGGCGTTCAACGCTCCGGGGGTGAAGGTCATCAAGGATTCTCGGACGACCCGGCTGATCGAAGCGACGATGATCGTCAACGGCAAGCCGACGCCCGTCGTCTTCAAGAGGTTCAATCGCAAGAAGTGGATCGACCCCGTGCTGGCCATTTTCAGGCCGTCGCGTGCCTGGCGCTCCTGGCAAGCCGGCCAGCACCTCTCCGCTCGCGGCATCCCCACGCCTCAGAACCTGGCGTTCGTTGCGAGGCGTCGTAAGCCCTGGTTCTCGCCGTTCCAGGGGGTGCTGCCGCACGAGACCTACCTGATTACAGTCGAGCAACTCAACGCGTCGACCCTCTCCGAGCACGTCTACGAGGTCTTGCCGGAGTTGGAGGGAGATGCGCTGCACGCGGAGATCGAGAGACTGACCCAGGCGCTGGCGTCGCTGGTTCGGCTGCTCCACGATCGATCGCTCTCGCACCGTGATCTAAAGGCTTCCAACATTTTGATCCGCCGCGACGCCGAGCCGGGCGAGAGCATCCTCTCGCTCATCGATCTCGTCGGAGTGCGACTAAAGGCTCCGTTGCCGATGCACCGTCGCGTGCAGAACCTGGCGCGGCTCAGCGTCAGCCTGGCGGACGCTCCCGGTCGAACTCGCACGGCGTCGCTCCGCTTCCTTCGGGCTTACTTGCCGCATCGCCTTCAACAGACCGACGAATGGAAGGCCCTTTGGCGGGCCGTCGAGGCAGCCTCGTACACGAAGAAGGCCCGTAATCGCCGCCGCGGTCGACCGTTGTCTTGA
- a CDS encoding glycosyltransferase produces MRLLALVDSPDHVCCRYRVRAFESALRDVGCTLTCESLERGLFPRLRQLRSAAQYEAVLIQRKLLPAWQLALLRRNARRLVFDFDDAVMLRDSFDRRGPHSARRRARFARIVRAADVVIAGNDYLADQALRAGASAETVCTIPTCIDLSRYAVKSANQRDGPPELVWIGSSSTLKGLEERRDLWERLGAEIPGLRLRVVCDRFPRFQNVEVVEVRWSDVDEARDLAMGDIGVGLIPDDDWSRGKCGLKILQYQAAGLPVIANRVGSHLEMIEPGETGFLADDVGEWAAAITAAADRSSRARMGEAARRQVEEQYSTAVWGPAFAAAVTGVDLRKSGAEARSHSYNPCFNREKPWAVGGSRATPAAPSSGRRVRRGSE; encoded by the coding sequence ATGAGACTACTCGCCCTGGTGGACTCGCCTGACCATGTCTGTTGCCGATACCGGGTTCGCGCGTTCGAATCCGCCCTTCGCGACGTCGGATGCACGTTAACGTGCGAGTCGTTGGAGCGAGGCCTCTTCCCCAGGCTTCGCCAACTTCGTTCAGCGGCCCAGTACGAGGCCGTCCTGATACAACGTAAGCTGTTGCCTGCCTGGCAATTGGCTCTCTTGCGTCGAAACGCGAGACGACTGGTCTTCGACTTCGACGACGCGGTGATGCTCCGGGACTCGTTCGACCGACGCGGCCCACATTCGGCTCGTCGTCGGGCGCGGTTTGCGAGAATCGTCCGCGCAGCCGACGTCGTGATCGCCGGCAACGACTATCTGGCAGACCAGGCCCTGCGAGCGGGCGCCTCGGCCGAAACGGTCTGCACGATTCCAACGTGCATCGATCTCAGCCGCTACGCCGTCAAATCGGCGAACCAGCGCGACGGGCCGCCGGAACTGGTCTGGATCGGATCTTCGAGCACGTTGAAGGGGCTCGAAGAACGTCGCGACCTCTGGGAGCGGCTGGGTGCGGAGATTCCCGGCCTGCGTCTCCGCGTCGTCTGCGACCGGTTTCCGCGATTCCAGAACGTCGAGGTCGTGGAAGTTCGCTGGTCAGACGTCGATGAGGCTCGCGACCTTGCGATGGGCGACATCGGCGTCGGCCTGATCCCGGACGACGACTGGAGCCGCGGCAAGTGCGGGCTCAAGATCCTTCAGTATCAGGCCGCGGGCCTGCCGGTGATCGCCAACCGCGTCGGCTCTCACCTGGAGATGATCGAACCAGGAGAGACGGGCTTTCTCGCCGACGATGTCGGCGAGTGGGCGGCGGCGATCACGGCCGCGGCCGATCGTTCGTCCCGCGCTCGGATGGGAGAGGCCGCCCGACGGCAAGTCGAGGAGCAGTATTCGACGGCCGTGTGGGGCCCAGCGTTCGCCGCCGCCGTGACCGGCGTGGACCTCCGAAAGTCCGGCGCGGAAGCACGCAGTCATTCGTACAACCCATGTTTCAACCGGGAGAAGCCGTGGGCCGTCGGCGGCTCACGAGCGACGCCCGCCGCCCCTTCGTCCGGGCGAAGGGTCCGACGGGGATCGGAATAG
- a CDS encoding 4a-hydroxytetrahydrobiopterin dehydratase has product MSTPTLTDLTTKKCIPCEGGVPPLAQGDVAELLQTVPGWTLSADGKRIRREWRARNFVAGLRFFDKVGELAEDEGHHPDLHLAGYRNVAVEITTHAVGGLTENDFILAAKINTIPIEEKSH; this is encoded by the coding sequence ATGAGCACGCCAACCCTGACCGACCTGACCACCAAGAAATGCATCCCGTGCGAGGGTGGGGTCCCTCCGCTCGCACAGGGAGACGTTGCTGAATTGCTCCAAACCGTGCCGGGCTGGACTCTCAGCGCGGACGGAAAGCGGATTCGTCGCGAGTGGCGCGCGCGCAACTTCGTCGCGGGCCTCCGATTCTTCGACAAGGTCGGCGAGCTGGCCGAGGACGAGGGCCATCATCCCGACCTGCACCTCGCCGGGTACCGCAACGTGGCCGTTGAGATCACGACCCACGCCGTCGGCGGCCTGACCGAGAACGACTTCATCCTCGCGGCCAAGATCAACACGATCCCGATCGAGGAGAAGTCGCACTGA
- a CDS encoding secondary thiamine-phosphate synthase enzyme YjbQ, with protein MKSLTEHLTFNLPARMGFVNITPEVEALVHRSGVKEGLVLVNAMHITASVFINDDESGLHEDYKEWLEALAPFDASPTRYKHNRTGEDNADAHMKRQIMGREVVVAVTNGQLDFGPWEQIFYGEFDGRRPKRVLVKIIGE; from the coding sequence ATGAAATCGCTGACGGAACACCTGACGTTCAACCTCCCCGCTCGTATGGGTTTCGTGAACATCACGCCCGAGGTCGAGGCCCTCGTCCACAGAAGCGGCGTCAAGGAGGGGCTCGTGCTCGTGAACGCCATGCACATCACCGCCTCGGTCTTCATCAACGACGACGAGTCGGGCCTGCACGAGGATTACAAGGAGTGGCTCGAAGCCCTCGCCCCGTTTGATGCCTCGCCGACCCGTTACAAGCACAACCGAACCGGCGAGGACAACGCCGACGCCCACATGAAGCGGCAGATCATGGGACGGGAGGTCGTCGTCGCCGTTACCAACGGCCAGCTCGACTTCGGCCCCTGGGAACAGATCTTCTACGGGGAGTTCGACGGCCGTCGTCCCAAGCGAGTGCTCGTGAAGATCATCGGAGAGTAG
- the panB gene encoding 3-methyl-2-oxobutanoate hydroxymethyltransferase yields the protein MASEDRPVTVLDFGAWKKQGRKITSLTAYDFPTARWLDAAGVDCLLVGDSLGTTVQGRETTLGVTLDQMVYHAEMVARAAKRAFVVADLPFLSYQTSHADAIRSAGRILKETRCQAVKLEGGRRSAATIRAVVDAEIPVMAHLGLTPQSVRKFGGFKVQRQVDAIRADAQAIVEAGAFAVVLECVPAPLAETITAEIPIPTIGIGAGPGCDGQVLVVHDMFGLIEGFRPRFARRYAEIGELMQGAAARYVADVRSGEFPGDSESFH from the coding sequence ATGGCCAGTGAAGACCGCCCCGTGACCGTTCTGGATTTCGGCGCCTGGAAGAAGCAGGGTCGGAAGATCACCAGCCTGACCGCTTACGACTTTCCCACGGCCCGATGGCTGGACGCCGCCGGCGTCGACTGCCTCCTCGTCGGCGATTCGCTGGGAACCACCGTCCAGGGGCGTGAGACGACGCTCGGCGTGACGCTCGATCAGATGGTCTACCATGCGGAGATGGTCGCCCGGGCGGCCAAGCGAGCCTTCGTGGTGGCCGATCTTCCCTTTCTCAGCTACCAGACCTCGCACGCTGATGCGATCCGTTCCGCCGGCCGCATTCTCAAAGAAACGCGCTGCCAGGCCGTCAAGCTGGAGGGGGGCCGGCGATCGGCGGCGACGATCCGGGCCGTCGTCGACGCGGAGATTCCCGTCATGGCTCACCTCGGCCTGACGCCGCAATCCGTCCGCAAGTTCGGCGGGTTCAAGGTCCAGCGTCAGGTGGACGCGATCCGGGCGGACGCCCAGGCGATCGTCGAGGCCGGCGCGTTCGCCGTCGTCCTCGAATGCGTTCCGGCCCCGCTGGCGGAGACGATCACCGCTGAGATCCCGATTCCGACCATCGGCATCGGTGCAGGCCCCGGTTGCGACGGTCAGGTCCTTGTCGTTCACGACATGTTCGGGCTGATCGAGGGCTTTCGGCCCAGGTTCGCGCGGAGGTATGCTGAAATCGGCGAACTAATGCAGGGGGCCGCAGCTCGGTACGTCGCCGACGTCCGCTCGGGCGAATTCCCGGGCGATTCCGAGAGTTTTCACTGA
- a CDS encoding phosphoglycerate kinase, translated as MPKQTVRDLDVKGKKVLVRVDFNVPQTKDGEVADDRRIRSALPTLKDVLDRGGSLILISHLGRPKGDPATDAPFKLDKVAAKLSQLIGKPVEKADDTVGPSAQKLAADLKPGGILVLENVRFNKGEKKGDPEFAKALASLGDAYVNDAFGTCHRDEASMVALPEQFPADKRAIGFLVEKELKILDTLLKNPGHPYVAVMGGAKVSDKILVIESLLKEVDKILVGGAMTYTFLKAQGHEIGKSLVELDKLEVAKKLLETAGGKIVLPVDHLIADKPSEGAETKATEGVDIPEGWFGMDIGPKTIAEYAKIIKEAGTVVWNGPMGMFEVEAFAKGTKAVAEALAESNGVTAVGGGESAEAVEKFGYAEKVSHVSTGGGAFLESLEGKAFNSIKVIPDR; from the coding sequence ATGCCCAAGCAGACGGTCCGCGACCTCGACGTGAAGGGGAAGAAGGTCCTCGTCCGGGTCGACTTCAACGTGCCCCAGACCAAGGACGGCGAGGTCGCCGACGACCGCCGGATCCGCTCCGCCCTGCCGACGCTCAAGGACGTCCTCGACCGCGGCGGCTCGCTCATTCTCATCAGCCACCTCGGCCGCCCCAAGGGCGACCCGGCCACCGACGCTCCGTTCAAGCTCGACAAGGTCGCCGCCAAGCTCTCCCAGTTGATCGGCAAGCCCGTGGAGAAGGCCGACGACACGGTCGGCCCCAGCGCCCAGAAGCTCGCCGCCGACCTGAAGCCCGGCGGGATCCTGGTACTGGAGAACGTCCGCTTCAACAAGGGCGAGAAGAAGGGGGACCCCGAGTTCGCCAAGGCCCTCGCCTCTCTCGGCGACGCTTACGTCAACGACGCCTTCGGCACCTGCCACCGCGACGAGGCCTCGATGGTCGCCCTCCCCGAGCAGTTCCCGGCCGACAAGCGGGCGATCGGCTTCCTCGTCGAGAAGGAACTCAAGATCCTCGACACCCTCCTCAAGAACCCCGGCCACCCTTATGTGGCCGTCATGGGCGGAGCGAAGGTGTCGGACAAGATCCTGGTGATCGAAAGCCTGCTGAAGGAGGTCGACAAGATCCTCGTCGGCGGGGCGATGACCTACACCTTTCTGAAGGCCCAGGGTCACGAGATCGGCAAGAGCCTCGTCGAACTGGACAAGCTCGAAGTGGCCAAAAAGCTGCTCGAGACGGCCGGCGGCAAGATCGTGCTTCCCGTCGATCACCTGATCGCCGACAAGCCGAGCGAAGGCGCCGAGACCAAGGCCACCGAAGGCGTCGACATCCCCGAAGGATGGTTCGGGATGGACATCGGCCCGAAGACGATCGCCGAGTACGCCAAGATCATCAAGGAAGCCGGCACGGTCGTCTGGAACGGGCCGATGGGGATGTTCGAGGTCGAGGCCTTCGCCAAGGGAACGAAGGCCGTCGCCGAGGCCCTGGCCGAGTCGAACGGCGTGACCGCCGTCGGCGGCGGCGAGTCGGCCGAGGCCGTTGAGAAGTTCGGCTACGCCGAGAAGGTCAGCCACGTCTCGACGGGCGGCGGCGCCTTCCTCGAATCGCTCGAAGGCAAGGCGTTCAACTCGATCAAGGTCATCCCTGATCGTTGA